A window of Xiphophorus hellerii strain 12219 chromosome 7, Xiphophorus_hellerii-4.1, whole genome shotgun sequence contains these coding sequences:
- the sona gene encoding serine/arginine repetitive matrix protein 2 isoform X1 — protein sequence MESAVDVPSGEDEAPEKDDVNIKEATEAPHKKNKKHRKHKSKKKKRRRKGEKESSSESGAESDVEPPPPPRRTTRASARLAAAAGTENTGLKEEKRKDAVTDTDGGSKSKKHKRQAAKKKKKKRKKDEKQEKKSSRSPSDSSSASGSDSEGEGGKTAGNGKYSPAVSSDLKEPTSRPDPKDSQGEEQVAPILMQKPELPEVKKEEISDMEVPSTEENHSCANEIEKDKEKDKTSPSAGQDEITQTDTVEVKIESNYGEAKFMHVQELPDIIPKQEGTTPKDDLILKDQTSLVPEAKVKEPDSPRPLSPSKSLEIKRSELAPSRSPSPCLIKQEAEVHPEELTKERSRAPSRSGSKEKLPSSPQKSQRLSHSKSRSPSPKTKKTSLSPFQKLKKRSSRRSRSTSLSATPMKKASKSPSKSKSPKRRKSSVSVSPKRRRSSPSPKRKVSRSPKRGGRRSPSLSRSPRRRRRSKSRSRGGKRRSRTRSPRRSGAVGRRSLSRSITKIRRSHSRSRRPVGRSRSRSAARRAGGRRSRSRSLSRRRRTPPPRSRRSRSRSARRSRRSRSRSIVVLKRSRRSRSRSPRKRSKSRSPPPRRRSKSRSAVRRRSRSPGRRNRSPPRSGKRSKSRSLSRRHRSPQPSKKRSKSPRRSRRRSKSKSASRGLKKSKSRSRSESSDGRSESSSSARSVSNPPLKEKKASPPAKEKTPEEKIVEENGTPCFEAAGDLKPLPSAADAAPQSESPSDTLQDQPTQLANLPAPSSRSASQEPASGPGGSDSSEGSDDDEESPVKTVSKSKKSSSGSASPEVPKKQLSKSRSPADRRKRSRSTSKPASRKKLSRSKSPVRKKDSVSPSQRKKRRSKSRSPARRRRSRSRSTTRRKRSGSKSRTRNRRSKSRSPARKRRSRTPNARGRRRSKSPDRNKRSKSRSTGRRKRSRSGDRSRRSRSRSSDRRRRSRSRGRGRRPAFRSRSFDRRDRWKREPSHSPVVILRKQRRSGSRSRRSASKTPPRLTDLDKDQLLEIAKANAAAMCAKAGVPIPESLRPKAILQLPLPTPSPAPISLPLPLPLPMGMGMPNMPNMGPMGLPNIPGMPTMSNITMSAAVASMTAATMTAALTNMGALAAMPPLAPLPTITNKPPPSLVPPTPSLNLDHIEEAKRKVTQQANIHTIKELTEKCKMIANSKEEMAVAKPHVSDDES from the exons ATGGAAAGTGCAGTGGACGTTCCATCAG GTGAGGATGAAGCGCCTGAGAAAGATGACGTGAATATCAAGGAAGCTACTGAGGCGCCccacaagaaaaacaagaagcacagaaaacacaaaagcaaaaagaagaagaggaggagaaaaggcGAGAAGGAGAGCAGTTCAGAATCTGGCGCAGAGTCGGATGTAGAGCCTCCACCTCCACCAAGAAGGACCACTAGAGCCAG TGCCAGATTGGCAGCAGCAGCCGGAACTGAAAACACAGGactgaaagaggagaaaagaaaagatgcagTTACAG ATACAGATGGAGGCTCAAAATCTAAGAAACATAAAAGACAAgctgccaaaaagaaaaaaaagaagagaaagaaagatgaaaagcaagaaaaaaaatcatcccgCTCGCCATCTGACAGCAGCTCAGCTTCAGGTTCTGACTCTGAAGGTGAAGGAGGTAAAACAGCTGGCAATGGAAAATATTCTCCAGCTGTTTCGTCTGACCTCAAGGAGCCAACATCCCGACCAGATCCAAAGGACAGCCAAGGGGAGGAGCAAGTTGCTCCCATCTTAATGCAAAAGCCTGAATTGCCTGAAGTGAAGAAGGAAGAAATATCAGACATGGAAGTCCCCTCCACTGAAGAGAACCATAGTTGCGCCAATGAAATAGAAAAGGATAAAGAAAAGGATAAGACATCACCCTCTGCTGGCCAAGATGAGATAACACAGACAGACACTGTTGAGGTGAAGATTGAGAGCAATTATGGAGAAGCCAAATTCATGCATGTACAGGAATTACCTGACATTATCCCAAAACAGGAAGGCACTACTCCAAAAGATGACCTAATCCTGAAAGATCAGACCAGTTTAGTACCAGAGGCAAAGGTCAAGGAGCCTGATTCACCCCGGCCTTTGTCTCCTTCTAAGAGCTTAGAAATTAAGAGGTCAGAATTGGCCCCCAGCCGCTCACCGTCACCCTGTCTTATCAAGCAAGAAGCTGAGGTTCATCCAGAAGAATTAACAAAAGAACGATCCAGAGCTCCTTCTAGATCAGGCTCCAAGGAAAAGCTGCCTTCATCTCCTCAGAAGAGTCAAAGGCTCTCTCACTCCAAGTCCCGCTCGCCCTCTCCTAAAACCAAGAAAACATCGCTCTCACCATTCCAAAAGTTGAAGAAGAGATCCAGTCGTCGGTCCCGATCCACCTCTCTTTCTGCCACTCCAATGAAGAAGGCGTCAAAATCTCCAAGCAAGTCCAAGTCTCCTAAACGACGGAAGAGTTCTGTGTCTGTTTCCCCAAAGCGACGCAGAAGTTCTCCATCTCCCAAAAGAAAAGTGTCACGATCCCCTAAGCGTGGAGGGCGGCGGTCCCCCTCCCTGTCTCGTTCTCCAAGGAGACGACGACGGTCCAAGTCACGTTCCCGTGGAGGTAAAAGGCGCTCCAGGACCCGGTCGCCAAGGCGAAGTGGTGCAGTTGGTCGACGTTCATTGTCACGTTCCATCACAAAAATCCGTCGCTCTCACTCTAGGTCTAGACGCCCTGTTGGTCGCTCTAGATCAAGATCAGCAGCCAGGCGTGCAGGGGGCAGGCGCTCCAGGAGTCGCTCCTTGTCTCGGCGCAGGAGGACACCACCACCCAGATCCCGCCGCTCACGGTCTCGATCTGCCCGCAGGAGCAGACGAAGTCGTTCAAGATCCATTGTCGTGCTTAAGCGCAGCCGTCGCTCCAGATCCAGGAGTCCTCGCAAACGGTCCAAATCAAGAAGCCCTCCTCCACGACGGCGGTCCAAATCCCGTTCAGCAGTTAGAAGACGTTCTCGATCTCCTGGAAGGAGGAATCGCTCGCCACCAAGGTCCGGAAAACGCTCAAAATCCCGCTCTTTGTCTCGAAGACACCGATCACCTCAGCCGAGCAAAAAGAGGTCAAAATCTCCACGAAGGAGTCGAAGGAGGTCAAAGTCTAAATCTGCCTCTcgaggtttaaaaaaatctaaatccaGGTCAAGGTCTGAATCTAGTGATGGAAGATCTGAAAGTTCATCTTCAGCAAGATCAGTATCTAACCCACCACTTAAAGAGAAGAAGGCTTCCCCTCCTGCCAAGGAGAAGACACCAGAAGAAAAAATTGTTGAAGAAAATGGCACACCGTGTTTTGAAGCAG CAGGTGATCTGAAACCATTGCCTTCCGCAGCTGACGCTGCACCCCAAAGTGAGAGTCCCTCGGATACGTTGCAGGATCAGCCCACTCAGCTTGCAAACTTGCCTGCTCCCAGTTCAAGATCTGCTTCCCAAGAGCCAGCCAGCGGCCCAGGTGGTTCTGATTCTTCAGAAGGCTCAGATGACGATGAGGAATCTCCAGTCAAAACTGTGTCAAAGAGCAAGAAAAGCTCCTCAGGTTCAGCATCTCCAGAAGTACCAAAGAAGCAGCTTTCCAAGTCACGCTCACCTGCTGATCGCCGGAAACGTTCTCGCTCGACATCCAAGCCGGCATCCAGAAAAAAGTTGTCCAG GTCCAAGTCTCCGGTTAGGAAAAAAGACTCCGTCTCTCCGTCGCAAAGAAAAAAGCGACGGTCCAAATCTCGGAGTCCTGCTCGACGGCGGAGATCACGCTCACGTTCTACCACACGGCGCAAGCGTTCTGGCTCCAAGTCACGCACCAGGAACCGCCGGTCGAAATCCCGCTCTCCAGCTCGCAAGAGGCGATCTCGTACACCGAATGCCCGGGGAAGGAGGAGGTCCAAGTCCCCGGATAGGAATAAGAGATCTAAAAGCCGCTCCACAGGCCGTAGGAAAAGATCCAGATCAGGAGACAGAAGCAGGCGATCACGGTCCCGCTCCTCAGATCGCAGACGCAGGTCAAGGTCACGAGGTCGAGGAAGACGGCCAGCATTCCGCAGTCGTTCATTTGACAGACGAGACAGATGGAAGAGGGAACCAAGTCACTCTCCAGTTGTCATTCTCCGCAAGCAACGCCGCTCAGGGTCCCGATCACGACGCAGTGCTAGCAAAACACCTCCAAGGCTAACTGATCtgg ATAAGGACCAGTTGCTTGAAATAGCCAAGGCGAATGCTGCTGCCATGTGTGCCAAGGCAGGGGTTCCTATTCCAGAAAGTCTTCGGCCAAAAGCTATTCTCCAGCTCCCTCTCCCTACCCCGTCCCCGGCCCCAATTTCGTTACCTTTACCGTTACCTCTTCCAATGGGCATGGGAATGCCAAATATGCCCAATATGGGTCCAATGGGCTTACCAAATATTCCTGGAATGCCCACTATGTCAAACATCACCATGAGTGCTGCTGTGGCAAGTATGACAGCAGCCACCATGACTGCTGCCTTGACCAACATGGGAGCCCTTGCCGCTATGCCACCACTTGCCCCTCTTCCCACCATAACTAATAAACCCCCCCCCAGTCTTGTCCCCCCAACTCCGTCTCTAAACCTGGACCACATTGAGGAAGCAAAGAGGAAAGTCACTCAGCAGGCCAACATACATACCATTAAGGAACTCACAGAG AAGTGCAAGATGATTGCAAATAGCAAAGAGGAGATGGCTGTTGCGAAGCCCCATGTGTCGGATGACGAGAGTTAA
- the sona gene encoding serine/arginine repetitive matrix protein 2 isoform X2 — MESAVDVPSGEDEAPEKDDVNIKEATEAPHKKNKKHRKHKSKKKKRRRKGEKESSSESGAESDVEPPPPPRRTTRASARLAAAAGTENTGLKEEKRKDAVTDTDGGSKSKKHKRQAAKKKKKKRKKDEKQEKKSSRSPSDSSSASGSDSEGEGGKTAGNGKYSPAVSSDLKEPTSRPDPKDSQGEEQVAPILMQKPELPEVKKEEISDMEVPSTEENHSCANEIEKDKEKDKTSPSAGQDEITQTDTVEVKIESNYGEAKFMHVQELPDIIPKQEGTTPKDDLILKDQTSLVPEAKVKEPDSPRPLSPSKSLEIKRSELAPSRSPSPCLIKQEAEVHPEELTKERSRAPSRSGSKEKLPSSPQKSQRLSHSKSRSPSPKTKKTSLSPFQKLKKRSSRRSRSTSLSATPMKKASKSPSKSKSPKRRKSSVSVSPKRRRSSPSPKRKVSRSPKRGGRRSPSLSRSPRRRRRSKSRSRGGKRRSRTRSPRRSGAVGRRSLSRSITKIRRSHSRSRRPVGRSRSRSAARRAGGRRSRSRSLSRRRRTPPPRSRRSRSRSARRSRRSRSRSIVVLKRSRRSRSRSPRKRSKSRSPPPRRRSKSRSAVRRRSRSPGRRNRSPPRSGKRSKSRSLSRRHRSPQPSKKRSKSPRRSRRRSKSKSASRGLKKSKSRSRSESSDGRSESSSSARSVSNPPLKEKKASPPAKEKTPEEKIVEENGTPCFEAGDLKPLPSAADAAPQSESPSDTLQDQPTQLANLPAPSSRSASQEPASGPGGSDSSEGSDDDEESPVKTVSKSKKSSSGSASPEVPKKQLSKSRSPADRRKRSRSTSKPASRKKLSRSKSPVRKKDSVSPSQRKKRRSKSRSPARRRRSRSRSTTRRKRSGSKSRTRNRRSKSRSPARKRRSRTPNARGRRRSKSPDRNKRSKSRSTGRRKRSRSGDRSRRSRSRSSDRRRRSRSRGRGRRPAFRSRSFDRRDRWKREPSHSPVVILRKQRRSGSRSRRSASKTPPRLTDLDKDQLLEIAKANAAAMCAKAGVPIPESLRPKAILQLPLPTPSPAPISLPLPLPLPMGMGMPNMPNMGPMGLPNIPGMPTMSNITMSAAVASMTAATMTAALTNMGALAAMPPLAPLPTITNKPPPSLVPPTPSLNLDHIEEAKRKVTQQANIHTIKELTEKCKMIANSKEEMAVAKPHVSDDES, encoded by the exons ATGGAAAGTGCAGTGGACGTTCCATCAG GTGAGGATGAAGCGCCTGAGAAAGATGACGTGAATATCAAGGAAGCTACTGAGGCGCCccacaagaaaaacaagaagcacagaaaacacaaaagcaaaaagaagaagaggaggagaaaaggcGAGAAGGAGAGCAGTTCAGAATCTGGCGCAGAGTCGGATGTAGAGCCTCCACCTCCACCAAGAAGGACCACTAGAGCCAG TGCCAGATTGGCAGCAGCAGCCGGAACTGAAAACACAGGactgaaagaggagaaaagaaaagatgcagTTACAG ATACAGATGGAGGCTCAAAATCTAAGAAACATAAAAGACAAgctgccaaaaagaaaaaaaagaagagaaagaaagatgaaaagcaagaaaaaaaatcatcccgCTCGCCATCTGACAGCAGCTCAGCTTCAGGTTCTGACTCTGAAGGTGAAGGAGGTAAAACAGCTGGCAATGGAAAATATTCTCCAGCTGTTTCGTCTGACCTCAAGGAGCCAACATCCCGACCAGATCCAAAGGACAGCCAAGGGGAGGAGCAAGTTGCTCCCATCTTAATGCAAAAGCCTGAATTGCCTGAAGTGAAGAAGGAAGAAATATCAGACATGGAAGTCCCCTCCACTGAAGAGAACCATAGTTGCGCCAATGAAATAGAAAAGGATAAAGAAAAGGATAAGACATCACCCTCTGCTGGCCAAGATGAGATAACACAGACAGACACTGTTGAGGTGAAGATTGAGAGCAATTATGGAGAAGCCAAATTCATGCATGTACAGGAATTACCTGACATTATCCCAAAACAGGAAGGCACTACTCCAAAAGATGACCTAATCCTGAAAGATCAGACCAGTTTAGTACCAGAGGCAAAGGTCAAGGAGCCTGATTCACCCCGGCCTTTGTCTCCTTCTAAGAGCTTAGAAATTAAGAGGTCAGAATTGGCCCCCAGCCGCTCACCGTCACCCTGTCTTATCAAGCAAGAAGCTGAGGTTCATCCAGAAGAATTAACAAAAGAACGATCCAGAGCTCCTTCTAGATCAGGCTCCAAGGAAAAGCTGCCTTCATCTCCTCAGAAGAGTCAAAGGCTCTCTCACTCCAAGTCCCGCTCGCCCTCTCCTAAAACCAAGAAAACATCGCTCTCACCATTCCAAAAGTTGAAGAAGAGATCCAGTCGTCGGTCCCGATCCACCTCTCTTTCTGCCACTCCAATGAAGAAGGCGTCAAAATCTCCAAGCAAGTCCAAGTCTCCTAAACGACGGAAGAGTTCTGTGTCTGTTTCCCCAAAGCGACGCAGAAGTTCTCCATCTCCCAAAAGAAAAGTGTCACGATCCCCTAAGCGTGGAGGGCGGCGGTCCCCCTCCCTGTCTCGTTCTCCAAGGAGACGACGACGGTCCAAGTCACGTTCCCGTGGAGGTAAAAGGCGCTCCAGGACCCGGTCGCCAAGGCGAAGTGGTGCAGTTGGTCGACGTTCATTGTCACGTTCCATCACAAAAATCCGTCGCTCTCACTCTAGGTCTAGACGCCCTGTTGGTCGCTCTAGATCAAGATCAGCAGCCAGGCGTGCAGGGGGCAGGCGCTCCAGGAGTCGCTCCTTGTCTCGGCGCAGGAGGACACCACCACCCAGATCCCGCCGCTCACGGTCTCGATCTGCCCGCAGGAGCAGACGAAGTCGTTCAAGATCCATTGTCGTGCTTAAGCGCAGCCGTCGCTCCAGATCCAGGAGTCCTCGCAAACGGTCCAAATCAAGAAGCCCTCCTCCACGACGGCGGTCCAAATCCCGTTCAGCAGTTAGAAGACGTTCTCGATCTCCTGGAAGGAGGAATCGCTCGCCACCAAGGTCCGGAAAACGCTCAAAATCCCGCTCTTTGTCTCGAAGACACCGATCACCTCAGCCGAGCAAAAAGAGGTCAAAATCTCCACGAAGGAGTCGAAGGAGGTCAAAGTCTAAATCTGCCTCTcgaggtttaaaaaaatctaaatccaGGTCAAGGTCTGAATCTAGTGATGGAAGATCTGAAAGTTCATCTTCAGCAAGATCAGTATCTAACCCACCACTTAAAGAGAAGAAGGCTTCCCCTCCTGCCAAGGAGAAGACACCAGAAGAAAAAATTGTTGAAGAAAATGGCACACCGTGTTTTGAAGCAG GTGATCTGAAACCATTGCCTTCCGCAGCTGACGCTGCACCCCAAAGTGAGAGTCCCTCGGATACGTTGCAGGATCAGCCCACTCAGCTTGCAAACTTGCCTGCTCCCAGTTCAAGATCTGCTTCCCAAGAGCCAGCCAGCGGCCCAGGTGGTTCTGATTCTTCAGAAGGCTCAGATGACGATGAGGAATCTCCAGTCAAAACTGTGTCAAAGAGCAAGAAAAGCTCCTCAGGTTCAGCATCTCCAGAAGTACCAAAGAAGCAGCTTTCCAAGTCACGCTCACCTGCTGATCGCCGGAAACGTTCTCGCTCGACATCCAAGCCGGCATCCAGAAAAAAGTTGTCCAG GTCCAAGTCTCCGGTTAGGAAAAAAGACTCCGTCTCTCCGTCGCAAAGAAAAAAGCGACGGTCCAAATCTCGGAGTCCTGCTCGACGGCGGAGATCACGCTCACGTTCTACCACACGGCGCAAGCGTTCTGGCTCCAAGTCACGCACCAGGAACCGCCGGTCGAAATCCCGCTCTCCAGCTCGCAAGAGGCGATCTCGTACACCGAATGCCCGGGGAAGGAGGAGGTCCAAGTCCCCGGATAGGAATAAGAGATCTAAAAGCCGCTCCACAGGCCGTAGGAAAAGATCCAGATCAGGAGACAGAAGCAGGCGATCACGGTCCCGCTCCTCAGATCGCAGACGCAGGTCAAGGTCACGAGGTCGAGGAAGACGGCCAGCATTCCGCAGTCGTTCATTTGACAGACGAGACAGATGGAAGAGGGAACCAAGTCACTCTCCAGTTGTCATTCTCCGCAAGCAACGCCGCTCAGGGTCCCGATCACGACGCAGTGCTAGCAAAACACCTCCAAGGCTAACTGATCtgg ATAAGGACCAGTTGCTTGAAATAGCCAAGGCGAATGCTGCTGCCATGTGTGCCAAGGCAGGGGTTCCTATTCCAGAAAGTCTTCGGCCAAAAGCTATTCTCCAGCTCCCTCTCCCTACCCCGTCCCCGGCCCCAATTTCGTTACCTTTACCGTTACCTCTTCCAATGGGCATGGGAATGCCAAATATGCCCAATATGGGTCCAATGGGCTTACCAAATATTCCTGGAATGCCCACTATGTCAAACATCACCATGAGTGCTGCTGTGGCAAGTATGACAGCAGCCACCATGACTGCTGCCTTGACCAACATGGGAGCCCTTGCCGCTATGCCACCACTTGCCCCTCTTCCCACCATAACTAATAAACCCCCCCCCAGTCTTGTCCCCCCAACTCCGTCTCTAAACCTGGACCACATTGAGGAAGCAAAGAGGAAAGTCACTCAGCAGGCCAACATACATACCATTAAGGAACTCACAGAG AAGTGCAAGATGATTGCAAATAGCAAAGAGGAGATGGCTGTTGCGAAGCCCCATGTGTCGGATGACGAGAGTTAA
- the sona gene encoding serine/arginine repetitive matrix protein 2 isoform X3, translated as MESAVDVPSGEDEAPEKDDVNIKEATEAPHKKNKKHRKHKSKKKKRRRKGEKESSSESGAESDVEPPPPPRRTTRASARLAAAAGTENTGLKEEKRKDAVTDTDGGSKSKKHKRQAAKKKKKKRKKDEKQEKKSSRSPSDSSSASGSDSEGEGGKTAGNGKYSPAVSSDLKEPTSRPDPKDSQGEEQVAPILMQKPELPEVKKEEISDMEVPSTEENHSCANEIEKDKEKDKTSPSAGQDEITQTDTVEVKIESNYGEAKFMHVQELPDIIPKQEGTTPKDDLILKDQTSLVPEAKVKEPDSPRPLSPSKSLEIKRSELAPSRSPSPCLIKQEAEVHPEELTKERSRAPSRSGSKEKLPSSPQKSQRLSHSKSRSPSPKTKKTSLSPFQKLKKRSSRRSRSTSLSATPMKKASKSPSKSKSPKRRKSSVSVSPKRRRSSPSPKRKVSRSPKRGGRRSPSLSRSPRRRRRSKSRSRGGKRRSRTRSPRRSGAVGRRSLSRSITKIRRSHSRSRRPVGRSRSRSAARRAGGRRSRSRSLSRRRRTPPPRSRRSRSRSARRSRRSRSRSIVVLKRSRRSRSRSPRKRSKSRSPPPRRRSKSRSAVRRRSRSPGRRNRSPPRSGKRSKSRSLSRRHRSPQPSKKRSKSPRRSRRRSKSKSASRGLKKSKSRSRSESSDGRSESSSSARSVSNPPLKEKKASPPAKEKTPEEKIVEENGTPCFEAADAAPQSESPSDTLQDQPTQLANLPAPSSRSASQEPASGPGGSDSSEGSDDDEESPVKTVSKSKKSSSGSASPEVPKKQLSKSRSPADRRKRSRSTSKPASRKKLSRSKSPVRKKDSVSPSQRKKRRSKSRSPARRRRSRSRSTTRRKRSGSKSRTRNRRSKSRSPARKRRSRTPNARGRRRSKSPDRNKRSKSRSTGRRKRSRSGDRSRRSRSRSSDRRRRSRSRGRGRRPAFRSRSFDRRDRWKREPSHSPVVILRKQRRSGSRSRRSASKTPPRLTDLDKDQLLEIAKANAAAMCAKAGVPIPESLRPKAILQLPLPTPSPAPISLPLPLPLPMGMGMPNMPNMGPMGLPNIPGMPTMSNITMSAAVASMTAATMTAALTNMGALAAMPPLAPLPTITNKPPPSLVPPTPSLNLDHIEEAKRKVTQQANIHTIKELTEKCKMIANSKEEMAVAKPHVSDDES; from the exons ATGGAAAGTGCAGTGGACGTTCCATCAG GTGAGGATGAAGCGCCTGAGAAAGATGACGTGAATATCAAGGAAGCTACTGAGGCGCCccacaagaaaaacaagaagcacagaaaacacaaaagcaaaaagaagaagaggaggagaaaaggcGAGAAGGAGAGCAGTTCAGAATCTGGCGCAGAGTCGGATGTAGAGCCTCCACCTCCACCAAGAAGGACCACTAGAGCCAG TGCCAGATTGGCAGCAGCAGCCGGAACTGAAAACACAGGactgaaagaggagaaaagaaaagatgcagTTACAG ATACAGATGGAGGCTCAAAATCTAAGAAACATAAAAGACAAgctgccaaaaagaaaaaaaagaagagaaagaaagatgaaaagcaagaaaaaaaatcatcccgCTCGCCATCTGACAGCAGCTCAGCTTCAGGTTCTGACTCTGAAGGTGAAGGAGGTAAAACAGCTGGCAATGGAAAATATTCTCCAGCTGTTTCGTCTGACCTCAAGGAGCCAACATCCCGACCAGATCCAAAGGACAGCCAAGGGGAGGAGCAAGTTGCTCCCATCTTAATGCAAAAGCCTGAATTGCCTGAAGTGAAGAAGGAAGAAATATCAGACATGGAAGTCCCCTCCACTGAAGAGAACCATAGTTGCGCCAATGAAATAGAAAAGGATAAAGAAAAGGATAAGACATCACCCTCTGCTGGCCAAGATGAGATAACACAGACAGACACTGTTGAGGTGAAGATTGAGAGCAATTATGGAGAAGCCAAATTCATGCATGTACAGGAATTACCTGACATTATCCCAAAACAGGAAGGCACTACTCCAAAAGATGACCTAATCCTGAAAGATCAGACCAGTTTAGTACCAGAGGCAAAGGTCAAGGAGCCTGATTCACCCCGGCCTTTGTCTCCTTCTAAGAGCTTAGAAATTAAGAGGTCAGAATTGGCCCCCAGCCGCTCACCGTCACCCTGTCTTATCAAGCAAGAAGCTGAGGTTCATCCAGAAGAATTAACAAAAGAACGATCCAGAGCTCCTTCTAGATCAGGCTCCAAGGAAAAGCTGCCTTCATCTCCTCAGAAGAGTCAAAGGCTCTCTCACTCCAAGTCCCGCTCGCCCTCTCCTAAAACCAAGAAAACATCGCTCTCACCATTCCAAAAGTTGAAGAAGAGATCCAGTCGTCGGTCCCGATCCACCTCTCTTTCTGCCACTCCAATGAAGAAGGCGTCAAAATCTCCAAGCAAGTCCAAGTCTCCTAAACGACGGAAGAGTTCTGTGTCTGTTTCCCCAAAGCGACGCAGAAGTTCTCCATCTCCCAAAAGAAAAGTGTCACGATCCCCTAAGCGTGGAGGGCGGCGGTCCCCCTCCCTGTCTCGTTCTCCAAGGAGACGACGACGGTCCAAGTCACGTTCCCGTGGAGGTAAAAGGCGCTCCAGGACCCGGTCGCCAAGGCGAAGTGGTGCAGTTGGTCGACGTTCATTGTCACGTTCCATCACAAAAATCCGTCGCTCTCACTCTAGGTCTAGACGCCCTGTTGGTCGCTCTAGATCAAGATCAGCAGCCAGGCGTGCAGGGGGCAGGCGCTCCAGGAGTCGCTCCTTGTCTCGGCGCAGGAGGACACCACCACCCAGATCCCGCCGCTCACGGTCTCGATCTGCCCGCAGGAGCAGACGAAGTCGTTCAAGATCCATTGTCGTGCTTAAGCGCAGCCGTCGCTCCAGATCCAGGAGTCCTCGCAAACGGTCCAAATCAAGAAGCCCTCCTCCACGACGGCGGTCCAAATCCCGTTCAGCAGTTAGAAGACGTTCTCGATCTCCTGGAAGGAGGAATCGCTCGCCACCAAGGTCCGGAAAACGCTCAAAATCCCGCTCTTTGTCTCGAAGACACCGATCACCTCAGCCGAGCAAAAAGAGGTCAAAATCTCCACGAAGGAGTCGAAGGAGGTCAAAGTCTAAATCTGCCTCTcgaggtttaaaaaaatctaaatccaGGTCAAGGTCTGAATCTAGTGATGGAAGATCTGAAAGTTCATCTTCAGCAAGATCAGTATCTAACCCACCACTTAAAGAGAAGAAGGCTTCCCCTCCTGCCAAGGAGAAGACACCAGAAGAAAAAATTGTTGAAGAAAATGGCACACCGTGTTTTGAAGCAG CTGACGCTGCACCCCAAAGTGAGAGTCCCTCGGATACGTTGCAGGATCAGCCCACTCAGCTTGCAAACTTGCCTGCTCCCAGTTCAAGATCTGCTTCCCAAGAGCCAGCCAGCGGCCCAGGTGGTTCTGATTCTTCAGAAGGCTCAGATGACGATGAGGAATCTCCAGTCAAAACTGTGTCAAAGAGCAAGAAAAGCTCCTCAGGTTCAGCATCTCCAGAAGTACCAAAGAAGCAGCTTTCCAAGTCACGCTCACCTGCTGATCGCCGGAAACGTTCTCGCTCGACATCCAAGCCGGCATCCAGAAAAAAGTTGTCCAG GTCCAAGTCTCCGGTTAGGAAAAAAGACTCCGTCTCTCCGTCGCAAAGAAAAAAGCGACGGTCCAAATCTCGGAGTCCTGCTCGACGGCGGAGATCACGCTCACGTTCTACCACACGGCGCAAGCGTTCTGGCTCCAAGTCACGCACCAGGAACCGCCGGTCGAAATCCCGCTCTCCAGCTCGCAAGAGGCGATCTCGTACACCGAATGCCCGGGGAAGGAGGAGGTCCAAGTCCCCGGATAGGAATAAGAGATCTAAAAGCCGCTCCACAGGCCGTAGGAAAAGATCCAGATCAGGAGACAGAAGCAGGCGATCACGGTCCCGCTCCTCAGATCGCAGACGCAGGTCAAGGTCACGAGGTCGAGGAAGACGGCCAGCATTCCGCAGTCGTTCATTTGACAGACGAGACAGATGGAAGAGGGAACCAAGTCACTCTCCAGTTGTCATTCTCCGCAAGCAACGCCGCTCAGGGTCCCGATCACGACGCAGTGCTAGCAAAACACCTCCAAGGCTAACTGATCtgg ATAAGGACCAGTTGCTTGAAATAGCCAAGGCGAATGCTGCTGCCATGTGTGCCAAGGCAGGGGTTCCTATTCCAGAAAGTCTTCGGCCAAAAGCTATTCTCCAGCTCCCTCTCCCTACCCCGTCCCCGGCCCCAATTTCGTTACCTTTACCGTTACCTCTTCCAATGGGCATGGGAATGCCAAATATGCCCAATATGGGTCCAATGGGCTTACCAAATATTCCTGGAATGCCCACTATGTCAAACATCACCATGAGTGCTGCTGTGGCAAGTATGACAGCAGCCACCATGACTGCTGCCTTGACCAACATGGGAGCCCTTGCCGCTATGCCACCACTTGCCCCTCTTCCCACCATAACTAATAAACCCCCCCCCAGTCTTGTCCCCCCAACTCCGTCTCTAAACCTGGACCACATTGAGGAAGCAAAGAGGAAAGTCACTCAGCAGGCCAACATACATACCATTAAGGAACTCACAGAG AAGTGCAAGATGATTGCAAATAGCAAAGAGGAGATGGCTGTTGCGAAGCCCCATGTGTCGGATGACGAGAGTTAA